From Candidatus Manganitrophus morganii, the proteins below share one genomic window:
- a CDS encoding MMPL family transporter, with product MMKRYVEKIVGHPYLVIFSVLLITLFFFTQFRNLQMMFDPKSILPQNHPYVQLNNKIEEAFGGSRVVVIGIHNKKGDIFNPATLSKVKGITDDVKKIAGIKEENVVSIADRKIKYVVGTEDQIEITQLMNGEVPTTPEGLSELKKRVYSNDLFLNSLVSKDGTAAAVIVDFGPIVPGEWEGEGGAAGAASGGENWQQWQKGEGSVSTGEPKQSQAAPQQTVEKEEGWKKWQGSESNSACGAWQKSEPGKWLADSLIHCQLQDITAKYSDADHQIYLGGMPIVLSYFEADSFRMLAVLFPIAILIIGILHYIAFRTWQGLFIPLVTSLLAVAWAMGMMGLTRTPLDPWNAMTPILILAIAAGHSVQILKRYYEEYERLGDSKQAVIESTTQVGLAMVTAGVIASASFASLITFKLKTFQSFGLFTAFGILSALVLELTFIPAIRSVLRPSRKKRVVRGPDLLDRFLSSLASQVTGSGRTIILTGAALFFVISVIGTLRVQVSNSNRSQFFESTLLRQDERALNEKFAGTSTFYILLEAKKESALKNPIVAGAVDRLQRRLESVPEVGKTESYVDYVKQMNQTLNGGDPAFNKVPNAQDQIAQFLFLYSVSGNPADFARLMRPQQEEAVIWVFLKSDDTRLAEELIQIVEQARDADFTPHQVSLGVAGSSPVVVALNEEMIRGKALNIIQIAAITFLMTALVRRSLLGGFFVIIPLALSVLINFGIMGLSGITLGIGTAAITAMAVGIGADYEIYLIFRLREEFKKSKNIEEAIRTTLQTSGKAIIFVAIAVSAGYGLLAFTGFYLHMEGILVPLAMLTSSLGALTILPALVIIFKPKFVFDGQEVPLALKPTVK from the coding sequence ATGATGAAACGCTATGTAGAGAAAATCGTCGGCCATCCTTACCTGGTCATTTTCTCCGTTCTTCTCATTACTCTTTTCTTCTTCACTCAATTTCGAAACCTCCAGATGATGTTCGATCCAAAATCGATCCTTCCTCAGAATCACCCTTACGTTCAGCTAAACAACAAAATCGAAGAGGCATTCGGCGGCAGCCGCGTGGTGGTGATCGGTATCCATAACAAGAAGGGGGATATCTTTAATCCGGCGACCCTCTCGAAGGTGAAGGGAATCACGGACGATGTGAAGAAGATCGCCGGGATTAAGGAAGAGAATGTCGTCAGCATCGCAGATCGAAAAATCAAATATGTGGTCGGAACCGAAGATCAGATCGAGATAACTCAACTCATGAATGGAGAGGTCCCGACGACACCGGAAGGGCTTTCCGAGCTAAAGAAAAGGGTTTACTCAAACGATCTTTTCCTCAACAGCCTGGTCTCGAAAGATGGGACGGCCGCTGCCGTGATCGTCGACTTTGGCCCCATCGTCCCTGGAGAGTGGGAAGGGGAGGGGGGCGCCGCAGGCGCAGCGTCCGGAGGAGAAAACTGGCAGCAATGGCAAAAAGGGGAAGGGAGCGTCTCGACAGGAGAGCCAAAGCAATCGCAAGCTGCTCCCCAGCAAACAGTAGAGAAAGAAGAAGGATGGAAGAAGTGGCAGGGGAGTGAATCAAATTCAGCCTGCGGCGCATGGCAGAAGAGTGAGCCGGGAAAGTGGCTGGCCGATTCATTAATCCATTGCCAACTTCAGGACATCACCGCAAAATACAGCGATGCCGACCACCAGATCTATCTCGGCGGGATGCCGATTGTTCTCTCCTATTTCGAGGCCGATTCTTTCAGGATGCTCGCGGTTCTCTTTCCGATCGCCATTTTGATCATCGGCATTCTTCACTATATTGCCTTTCGAACCTGGCAGGGTTTGTTTATTCCACTCGTCACTTCTTTGCTGGCGGTTGCCTGGGCGATGGGGATGATGGGCCTGACCCGTACCCCGCTTGATCCGTGGAATGCGATGACCCCGATCCTTATTTTAGCGATTGCAGCGGGCCATTCGGTCCAAATCTTAAAGCGTTACTATGAGGAATATGAACGGCTCGGCGATTCGAAACAGGCGGTGATCGAATCGACGACGCAGGTTGGATTGGCGATGGTGACCGCCGGCGTGATCGCCTCAGCCAGCTTTGCATCGTTGATTACGTTCAAGCTAAAAACGTTCCAGTCGTTTGGGTTGTTCACTGCCTTCGGCATCTTGAGCGCCCTTGTTTTGGAATTGACCTTTATCCCGGCTATCCGTTCCGTGCTCCGTCCCTCCCGTAAAAAGCGAGTCGTTAGGGGACCCGATCTACTCGACCGGTTTTTGAGCAGTCTTGCTTCGCAAGTGACCGGAAGCGGGCGGACGATTATTCTGACCGGCGCCGCCCTCTTTTTTGTCATTTCGGTCATCGGAACGCTTCGGGTCCAAGTCAGCAACAGCAACCGCTCCCAATTTTTTGAATCGACCCTCCTTCGGCAAGATGAGCGGGCCCTTAACGAAAAGTTCGCCGGCACCTCTACCTTTTATATTCTTCTGGAAGCAAAAAAAGAATCTGCCCTTAAAAACCCTATCGTGGCCGGGGCGGTGGACCGACTCCAGCGCCGCCTGGAGAGTGTGCCGGAGGTTGGGAAAACGGAATCGTACGTCGACTATGTGAAACAGATGAATCAAACATTAAACGGCGGCGATCCGGCCTTTAATAAGGTCCCGAATGCACAGGATCAGATCGCGCAGTTTCTTTTCCTTTATTCGGTCTCGGGGAATCCGGCCGATTTCGCCCGATTAATGCGCCCGCAACAGGAAGAGGCGGTGATCTGGGTTTTTCTAAAAAGCGACGATACCCGTTTGGCGGAAGAGTTGATTCAGATCGTCGAACAGGCGCGTGACGCTGACTTTACCCCTCATCAAGTCTCTTTAGGTGTGGCAGGAAGCTCCCCCGTTGTGGTCGCCCTCAACGAAGAGATGATCAGAGGAAAGGCGCTGAACATCATTCAAATCGCCGCGATTACCTTCTTAATGACCGCATTAGTACGACGATCGCTCTTAGGCGGCTTCTTTGTTATTATTCCGCTCGCCCTCTCGGTATTAATTAATTTTGGTATAATGGGACTCAGTGGGATCACACTCGGGATTGGGACCGCGGCGATTACCGCCATGGCGGTCGGTATCGGCGCGGATTATGAAATTTATCTCATTTTTCGCCTCAGGGAGGAGTTTAAGAAAAGCAAAAACATCGAAGAGGCGATCCGGACCACTTTGCAAACA